The DNA segment CGGGGAGCAGTTCCACCACCGGGAACCTCTTGTGCCGGTAGGCCGGATCACCGTACTGCGGCGGCAGCCAGACGTAGACCTCGGCGTTCACCCCCGAGACCCGGCCCCTGAGCTGGGTGACGCGCACTCCGCCGGCCGCGCGCATCCCGGGCCCGTCGGCCGGCCCGAAGTCCTGCCGGACCCTGGGCAGCCGCTTCAGCGCGATACCGCCCGTGCCGTCCTGGCCCAGGTCGCTCGCCTGCTGGACGTGGTTGCCGGTGCCGAGCAGGTCGGCCCAGTTGTCGTACAGGTTGTTCTGGTTGTTGACCAGCACGAAGACCAGCGTGACGGCCGTGCCCTGGGCGAACAGCAGCATCAGTACGCGGGCCGCTGCGCGCAGGGGCCTGGGTCCCCGCGGCCGCGACCAGAGCGCGAGCGGCAGTATCAGGGCGACGACGGACAGCACGATCGCCGTGTAGAGGAACGGAGTCCCGGTGAGGCTCATGTCCCCATAGAGGGCGATCAGGGGTCCGAGGTTGTGGACGTGTCCGGACACTTACCTAGAAATTGCCGGATTCTCACCCTGACGTGCGGCGAGCAGTCGAGAGATTTGAAAAGCTACCGCTTAGTAACACATTGTTGTACCGTTCAGCCATGCCAGAAGCAGCTTCCGTCTCCGCCGCGCGGGCCCTGATCGGCGACAGCGAGTTCGACCGCGACACCGCGGTCGTCCGGCGCGAGCCCGGCGTCTACGACATCGACCTCTCGGCCGGCTGGACCATCATCAGCGCCGTCAACGGCGGCTATCTGCTGGCCGTTCTCGGCAGGGCCCTCGCGGACGCCCTCCCGCACCCGGACCCCTTCACCATCTCCGCGCACTACCTGACCGCGTCCCGTCCCGGCCCCGCGGTCGTCCGCACGCAGACCGTCCGCGCCGGACGCACCCTCTCCACCGGCCAGGCCTCCCTCTTTCAGTACGACGACGAGGGCAACGAGGTCGAACGCATCCGCGTCCTCGCCTCCTACGGCGACCTCGCCGCACTCCCCGACGACGTCCGCACGACGGCCACCCCGCCGCGGATGCCGCCGTTGGAGCAGTGCTTCGGCCCCGAGGACGGGCCCGCGCCGATGGAGGGCAGTTCGGCCATCACCGACCGGCTGATGCTCAAGCTGGACCCCGCGACCCTCGGCTGGGCGCTCGGCGCGCCTTCGGGCAAGGGCGAGATGCGCGCCTGGTTCGGACTTGCCGACGGCCGCGACGCCGACCCGCTGTCGCTGCTGCTCGCGGTGGACGCCCTGCCTCCCACCGCCTTCGAGATCGGCCTCAAGGGCTGGGTCCCGACGGTCGAACTCACCGTCCACGTCCGGCACCGCCCGGCCCCCGGCCCGCTGCGGGTGTCGATCACCACCCGCAACCTGGCCGGCGGCTTCCTCGAGGAGGACGCCGAGGTCTGGGACAGCCAGGACCGCCTGGTCGCCCAGTCCCGGCAGCTCGCCCGGGCCAGGCTCGGCTGAGATGTGACCGACGGGTGAGGGCGCGGGTGCGTCAAGGCACTTGAGGCGGACCTCCGCGTCCGCGCCCGCGCGCCCTCCCTATGCCCGCGCGCCCTCCCCATGCCCGCGTGCCCTCCCGTATCCATACGCCCTCCCCGTGCCCGTGGCGGCGCCGTGCCGCCGGCCGCGTCCGGCGTGGTGGGGGAGCGGGTCAGTCCAGCCAGTGGTGGCGGCCGACGCTGATGAGCCGCAGCTGGCGGGCGGCGAGCCGGACGACGCGCTCGCGCTCCTCCCGGGGTGCCTCCAGCGCCTCCAGGAAGAGGGAGGCCGTGCTGAGCATCTGGTCGACGTAGAGGTGCGCGAGCATCAGCAGGTCGTCGTCGTTCCAGCCCTCCGCCTGCGGGTCGTTGGCCAGCTCGGCCTTCACCTCCTCGGCGAACCGGGCCAGTTGGGCCTGAATGGCCTCACGCACCGGCTGGACCCCGCCGTGCCGCTCCCGGGCGATGAAGCGGACGTGCGCGGGATAGGTGTCCACGTGATGGGCGATCAGTTCGATGGCACGGCGGATGCGTTCGTCGTTGTCGTCCGTCGTCGCCACCGTCGTCCGCACCATCGGATGCAGGCTGCCCAGCGCCTCGTCGACGAGGGCCACGCCGAGGTCGGCGGTGGAGCGGAAGTGCCGGTAGAAAGCGGTCGGCGCCACACCGACGGCCCGGGTGACCTCACGCAGCCCCAGACTGCTCAGGCTCTGCTCCTCCAGCAGCGCGAGCGCCGCGTCCAGGAACGCCTGCCGCGTCTTCTGCTTCTGGGCCTGCCGGATGCCGAGCGTGTGACTCATGTCATCCAGTTAACAACTGTTCTCTGGAATTGAAAAGCCGCGGCGCGCGCTAGACTCCCAGTCAGTGAACAAGTGTTACTACAACTGTTCACCAGAACTTCAGGGCGGCGCCTCCGCGGGAGGTGCCGCACGAGGCATCCCGGAGGGGGGACCCGATCTCATGCTGTTCCTCGTCGCCGCACTCATGCTGCTCGGTGTCGTGCTCGGCACCGTGGCTCATGTTCCGCTCACCGTCTCCGCCGCGCTGGCCGCCGTCATCGCCGCCTGGCTCGGCGTCTTCGCGATCCGCGAGCGGCACGCCGCCCGCCGTCGCCGCACCTCGGCCGACTGACCGTCCGTAACGACATCCAGGAGCTGAGCACCATGCATCTCACCGCACCTGCCGCGGACCGAACCGGTACCGGCGCCGGGCCGCGCACGCGGGACGCCGACGGTATGGCCGTGGCGTCCTTCATCCTCGGTCTGCTCGGTCTGCTCGTCCTCAACCTCTTCCTCGGCCCCGTCGCCGTCGTCCTGGCCGCGGTCGCCCTCTGGCGCGGCACCTCCCGTCGCGGCCGCGCGTGGCTCGGAATGGCCCTGGGCGTGGCCGACCTGGTCGTCCTGGTCGTCAGCATGCAGATGTCCGACACGGTGTCGTGGAGCCTGTGACGAAACGGCCGTGACGAAACGGCCGTGACGAGCGGCTGTCACGAGCGGATGTCACGAAGGGGCGTGACGAAGGGCCGTAATGAAGGGGCGTGGCGAACGGCCGAGGGGTTCGGCCGGGCGCGGGCGGCCGTTGCCGCGGGGCGATGGGGCCGTCCCGCCCGGCCGAAGCCGACCGTGTGGACGCCGCCCCGTAGAATCGGCCGCACCATGGCTTACCTCGACCACGCCGCCACGACCCCGATGCTCCCCGAGGCGGCGGAGGAACTGACCGCCCAGCTGAGCATCACCGGCAACGCGTCCTCCCTGCACGCCTCCGGCCGCCGGGCACGCCGTACGGTCGAGGAGTCCCGCGAGGCCCTCGCGGACGCGCTGGGCGCCCGCCCCAGCGAGGTCGTCTTCACCTCGGGCGGCACCGAGGCCGACAACCTCGCGGTGAAGGGCCTGTTCTGGTCCCGCCGCGCCGCGGACCCGGCCCGCATCCGGGTCCTGTCCAGCCCGGTCGAGCACCACGCCGTCCTCGACGCCGTGCACTGGCTGGGTGAACACGAGGGCGCCACGGTCGAGTACCTCCCCGTCGACGCCCACGGCCGCGTCCACCCGGAAGCCCTGCGCGAGGCCATCGCCCGCAACCCCGACGACGTCGCCCTGGCCACCGTGATGTGGGCCAACAACGAGATCGGCACGCTCATGCCGGTCCGTGAACTCGCCGACGTCGCCGCCGAGTTCGGCGTCCCGCTGCACGCCGACGCGGTACAGGCCTTCGGCCAGGTCCCGGTCGGCTTCGCCGCCTCCGGGCTCGCCGCCATGACCGTCTCGGGCCACAAGGTCGGCGGCCCCTACGGCATCGGCGCCCTACTCCTGGGTCGCGAGTACGCCCCCGTACCGGTCCTGCACGGCGGCGGCCAGGAGCGCCACGTCCGCTCCGGCACCCTCGACGTCCCCGCCATCGCCTCCTTCGCGGTGGCCGGCCGGCACGCCGCCGAGGGGCAGGAGCGGTTCGCCCGCGAGATCGGCGCCCTGCGGGACCGGTTGACCGACGCGGTGCTCACGGCCGTACCGGACGCCATCCTCGGCGGCGACCCGGCGCCCGGGGGCCGGCTCCCGGCCAACGCCCACTTCACCTTCCCCGGCTGCGAGGGCGACTCCCTGCTCCTGCTGCTGGACGCCCAGGGCATCGAGTGCTCCACCGGCTCCGCCTGTACGGCGGGCGTGGCCCAGCCCAGCCATGTCCTGCTCGCCACGGGCGTCGACCCCGACCTGGCCCGCGGCACCCTGCGCTTCTCGTTCGGCCACACCTCCACGGAGGCGGACGTCGAAGCGGTCGCCAAGGCGATCGGCCCCGCGGTGGAACGGGCCCGCGCGGCGGGACTCAGCTGAGGGAGGGCGCGCCGGATGCCCGCGTGCGGGCGGACCGTGCGGGCATGGAAACCCGCGTGCGGGCATGGAAACGACCTACGAAACGGGTTCCCTTCGCCGGTATGGTCCGGATCAGGTGACTAGGGGTCGCCTTCAGGCCTTGCTACTGCCTTCCGGCCTCTCAGTCCGACCGTCGACGTCGGCACCAGCGGAAGCTGTGTGCTTCTCACTTCTCGCTGAAGTCGGCTACTCCGCTCGGACTCCCTCACTCGCCTCGTAGGCCTGATACCAGGATAGAACTCCGCAAGGCGGACAAAAAGGGGTTGGGCCTTGATTTTTTGGCCGGTCACGACCGGCCGGTGCGCGCCTGTCGCACCAGCCCCATGTACCGCTCCCAGTCCCAGTGCGGACCCGGATCGGTGTGGTCCGTCCCCGGCACCTGCACGTGCCCGATCACATGCGTACGGTCGGCCGTCATGCCGTAGCGCCCGCATATCGCGGCGGTCAGCCGGGCCGACGCGGAGTACATCGCGTCCGTGAAGGAGGAGGGGTCCTCCACGAAACCCTCGTGCTCTATGCCGACACTGCGCTCGTTGTACTCGCGGTTGCCCGCGTGGAAGGCCACGTCCAGCTCCCGGACCAGCTGCGTGATCCGGCCGTCCCGGCGCACGATGTAGTGCGCCGCCGCCTCGTGCGCCGGGTCCTGGAAGACCTTCACCGCCGACGCGTAACCGCCCTGCGTGACATGGATGACCACCCGGTCCACCGGGTAGTCGTCCGGCCGGTCCGCCGACCGGTAGTTCGCGGGCGACGCGGCAACCCAGCGCGCGCCCCGGAAGTCCACCGCCCCCGCCACCCGGGAGCGCCGCACCCCCGGCAGCCGCCACCACAGATGCGACAGCTCCTCCCGCGCCAGCACCGCCGTGCCCACGGCGGCCGCGGCCCCGCCGACGAGCAGCGCCCGCCGCCCGAGCCGCCGGTCCCCGTCGCCGGTGCTCCCGCCGTTCGTCCCCGCCTCGCCCATGCCCCCACCCCGCCCCTGCCCCGCACCGTCCGCCCGTGTGCTTCCCGTGCGCGTCCCCGTGCGATCTTCAACGGATACGCGGCGGCTCCGGTTCCCGGGGCCCCGTACTCTGGAAGGGTTATGACTGAGACCTCGCAGCGCCCCCTCCGCGTCCTCGCCGCCATGTCCGGCGGCGTGGACTCCGCCGTCGCCGCCGCGCGTGCCGCGGAAGCCGGTCACGACGTGACCGGTGTCCACCTCGCGCTCTCGGCGAACCCGCAATCCTTCCGTACCGGCGCGCGGGGCTGTTGCACCATCGAGGACTCGCGCGACGCCCGCCGCGCCGCCGACGTCATCGGCATCCCGTTCTACGTCTGGGACCTCGCCGACCGCTTCCGCGAGGACGTCGTCGAGGACTTCATCGCCGAGTACGAGGCCGGCCGCACCCCGAACCCGTGCCTGCGCTGCAACGAGAAGATCAAGTTCGCCGCGCTGCTGGACAAGGCGCTGGCGCTCGGCTTCGACGCCGTCTGCACCGGTCACTACGCGAAGGTGATCCTGCGCGAGGACGGCTCCCGCGAACTGCACCGGGCCTCCGACATGGCCAAGGACCAGTCGTACGTCCTCGGCGTCCTGGACGACAGGCAGCTCGCGCACGCCATGTTCCCCCTCGGTGACACGCTCACCACCAAGGAGGAGATCCGCGCGGAGGCGGAAGCCCGGGGCCTGGCCGTCGCCAAGAAGCCCGACTCGCACGACATCTGCTTCATCGCCGACGGTGACACCCAGGGCTTCCTCGCCCGGCGGCTCGGCAAGGCGGAGGGCGACATCGTCGACGAGGACGGCAACCGGCTGGGCACCCACGAGGGCGCGTACGGCTTCACCATCGGCCAGCGCAAGGGCCTGCGCATCGGCACCCCGGCCGCCGACGGCAAGCCGCGCTACGTCCTCGACATCTCCCCAGTGAACAACAGGGTCACCGTCGGCCCCGCCGGCTCCCTCGACGTCACCGCCCTCACCGCGATCAAGCCCCGCTGGTGCGGCACCGCCCCCTCGGGCCCCGGCACCTACACCGCGCAGCTGCGCGCCCACGGCGGCGAGACCGAAGTGGCCGCGGAAGTCGTCGACGGCGAACTCCGCGTCACCTTCGCCGAGCCGGTCCGCGGCGTCGCCCCCGGCCAGGCGATCGTGCTGTACGACGACACGCGCGTGGTCGGCTCCGCGACCATCGCCGCCACCACGCGCGCGCCGGCGACGGCGGTCTGAGAACGGCGGGGCCCGGCGGCGGGTCCCGGTGGCCGTGGTCCGGTGCCTGTGACCCGGCGGCTGTGGCCCGGCGGCCGCTTCCCGGCGGAGCGGGGGCCGGGCGGCCGCGAACCGGCGCCGGACCGTGCCCCGTTCAGCCCGCCGGGGGACCGGTGAAGAAGTCCGCCAGCACCGGTGCCAGGACGGGCGGCTCCACCGCGTGCGTCTGCTTCTCCAGCTCGACGTACGTCCCGTGCGGCACCAGCGCCGCGGCCGACCGGCCGGCCTCCCGGATCCACTCCGGGCTCGCCCCGCCCGTCACGGACAGGACCGGCACGGAGACCGACGTCAGCCGGTCCAGGGGCAGCACGCCGTCCTCCATCACCGCGGCGTCGTACGCCAGGCTCGGCGCGACGACCTCCATGCCGGCCCACAGCGGCGAATGGCGGGCGCGCTCGATCATCTCCTCGGCCAGGGACGTCAGGCGCAGGAACAGCGCCACCGCGTCCCCGCGCCGGCCCTCCGCGAGCGCCGTGTCCAGGTTCTTCCGGTAACCGGCCCACCGCTCGGCGCCACCCACCACGAAGTCCGCGTACGGCACCTCGTACACGGCCGCCCGGCGCACCGGCAGCCCGCTCGCCGCCGCCCGGAGCACCAGCGCACCGCCCGAGGACATCCCGAACAGGGACGCGTCCCCGCCCACCGCGGCGACCAGCGCGGCCAGGTCCTCGACCTCGCGCTCCACCGCGTACGGTGCCGTGTCGCCGCTCCCGCCACGGCCCCTGCGGTCGTAGACGACGACGGTGCAGGCGTCCGCGAGCAGCTGTGCCAGGGGCGCGAGCGTGCCACCGGTGGACAACGCGCCGCTCACCAGGATCACCGCGGGCCCCTGGCCGATCACCTGGTACGCGAGGGACGTGCCGTCACGGGAAGTCGTCATCTTGTCCATGCCGGTGCAGACTGCCGTACGCCACCCGGCTCCCCGGTCACGACACGACGACACCGCGCAAGGTCACGACACTTCCGGCGCGTAGAAGCACAGGTGGTCCTTGATGGCCGCCACGTCCGGCTTCGGGGCCGGGTACGCCCACGCGAGGTCGGGGGCGTCCGGCAGCGACCAGTAGGACGCCGTGCCCTTGAAGGGGCAGACGGTGTGCGTCCCGGAGGGGGTCAGCAGATCGAGACGTACGTCCTCGGCGGGGAGGTAATACCGCGCGGGAGAGCCCGTCTCGCGCAGCACCAGCGGACGGTCGCTCTCCGCGAGCACCAGGTCGCCGTGCACCACGCGCACGTGCTGATCGCCCTGCTCGATGGTGATGGTGTGTCCTTTGGTCATATCGGTTGAGCGCCGCGGAGCCCGCGGTTCTTCCCGCGTACGGTGGAGCGCATGAACATCTGCGTCTTCCTCTCCGCCGCCGACCTCGACGAGCGCTACACGCGCCCCGCGCGCGAGTTCGCGGAACTG comes from the Streptomyces sp. NBC_00820 genome and includes:
- a CDS encoding thioesterase family protein — its product is MPEAASVSAARALIGDSEFDRDTAVVRREPGVYDIDLSAGWTIISAVNGGYLLAVLGRALADALPHPDPFTISAHYLTASRPGPAVVRTQTVRAGRTLSTGQASLFQYDDEGNEVERIRVLASYGDLAALPDDVRTTATPPRMPPLEQCFGPEDGPAPMEGSSAITDRLMLKLDPATLGWALGAPSGKGEMRAWFGLADGRDADPLSLLLAVDALPPTAFEIGLKGWVPTVELTVHVRHRPAPGPLRVSITTRNLAGGFLEEDAEVWDSQDRLVAQSRQLARARLG
- a CDS encoding TetR family transcriptional regulator, with protein sequence MSHTLGIRQAQKQKTRQAFLDAALALLEEQSLSSLGLREVTRAVGVAPTAFYRHFRSTADLGVALVDEALGSLHPMVRTTVATTDDNDERIRRAIELIAHHVDTYPAHVRFIARERHGGVQPVREAIQAQLARFAEEVKAELANDPQAEGWNDDDLLMLAHLYVDQMLSTASLFLEALEAPREERERVVRLAARQLRLISVGRHHWLD
- a CDS encoding DUF4190 domain-containing protein, translated to MHLTAPAADRTGTGAGPRTRDADGMAVASFILGLLGLLVLNLFLGPVAVVLAAVALWRGTSRRGRAWLGMALGVADLVVLVVSMQMSDTVSWSL
- a CDS encoding cysteine desulfurase family protein codes for the protein MAYLDHAATTPMLPEAAEELTAQLSITGNASSLHASGRRARRTVEESREALADALGARPSEVVFTSGGTEADNLAVKGLFWSRRAADPARIRVLSSPVEHHAVLDAVHWLGEHEGATVEYLPVDAHGRVHPEALREAIARNPDDVALATVMWANNEIGTLMPVRELADVAAEFGVPLHADAVQAFGQVPVGFAASGLAAMTVSGHKVGGPYGIGALLLGREYAPVPVLHGGGQERHVRSGTLDVPAIASFAVAGRHAAEGQERFAREIGALRDRLTDAVLTAVPDAILGGDPAPGGRLPANAHFTFPGCEGDSLLLLLDAQGIECSTGSACTAGVAQPSHVLLATGVDPDLARGTLRFSFGHTSTEADVEAVAKAIGPAVERARAAGLS
- a CDS encoding N-acetylmuramoyl-L-alanine amidase, whose protein sequence is MGEAGTNGGSTGDGDRRLGRRALLVGGAAAAVGTAVLAREELSHLWWRLPGVRRSRVAGAVDFRGARWVAASPANYRSADRPDDYPVDRVVIHVTQGGYASAVKVFQDPAHEAAAHYIVRRDGRITQLVRELDVAFHAGNREYNERSVGIEHEGFVEDPSSFTDAMYSASARLTAAICGRYGMTADRTHVIGHVQVPGTDHTDPGPHWDWERYMGLVRQARTGRS
- the mnmA gene encoding tRNA 2-thiouridine(34) synthase MnmA encodes the protein MTETSQRPLRVLAAMSGGVDSAVAAARAAEAGHDVTGVHLALSANPQSFRTGARGCCTIEDSRDARRAADVIGIPFYVWDLADRFREDVVEDFIAEYEAGRTPNPCLRCNEKIKFAALLDKALALGFDAVCTGHYAKVILREDGSRELHRASDMAKDQSYVLGVLDDRQLAHAMFPLGDTLTTKEEIRAEAEARGLAVAKKPDSHDICFIADGDTQGFLARRLGKAEGDIVDEDGNRLGTHEGAYGFTIGQRKGLRIGTPAADGKPRYVLDISPVNNRVTVGPAGSLDVTALTAIKPRWCGTAPSGPGTYTAQLRAHGGETEVAAEVVDGELRVTFAEPVRGVAPGQAIVLYDDTRVVGSATIAATTRAPATAV
- a CDS encoding alpha/beta fold hydrolase, coding for MDKMTTSRDGTSLAYQVIGQGPAVILVSGALSTGGTLAPLAQLLADACTVVVYDRRGRGGSGDTAPYAVEREVEDLAALVAAVGGDASLFGMSSGGALVLRAAASGLPVRRAAVYEVPYADFVVGGAERWAGYRKNLDTALAEGRRGDAVALFLRLTSLAEEMIERARHSPLWAGMEVVAPSLAYDAAVMEDGVLPLDRLTSVSVPVLSVTGGASPEWIREAGRSAAALVPHGTYVELEKQTHAVEPPVLAPVLADFFTGPPAG
- a CDS encoding DUF427 domain-containing protein, producing the protein MTKGHTITIEQGDQHVRVVHGDLVLAESDRPLVLRETGSPARYYLPAEDVRLDLLTPSGTHTVCPFKGTASYWSLPDAPDLAWAYPAPKPDVAAIKDHLCFYAPEVS